A single window of Syntrophotalea acetylenica DNA harbors:
- a CDS encoding ABC transporter permease: MKDKAIKYTIPIIAPLLLLLCWQCLAPYIDNEIILPSPDSVFAILVHPDRDLISMGSLLGNIIVSLARVASGYFTAVLVAVPLGILMGYYGTVNRFFSNFLGIFRPIPPLAWVPLVLAWFGVASLATLLEVEPGQYYLYLNNLKFSMIFIIFIGGFYPVLTSTITGVRSVRKTLIDSARVLGARKRDIFLKVLLPGAAPGIVIGMRIGLGVSWMCLVSAEMLPGSMSGVGYLITHAFTIARTDVVIAGMISIGTVGALLDLGFRWFEDKKFTWQALGR, from the coding sequence ATGAAAGATAAAGCAATCAAATACACCATCCCGATCATTGCACCGCTGCTGTTGCTGTTGTGCTGGCAGTGTCTCGCGCCGTATATCGACAACGAGATCATTCTGCCCTCGCCGGACAGCGTCTTCGCCATTCTCGTCCACCCGGACCGGGACCTCATCAGCATGGGATCGCTGCTGGGGAACATCATCGTGAGCCTGGCACGGGTGGCGTCCGGATATTTCACGGCGGTACTCGTGGCCGTGCCCCTCGGCATTCTCATGGGGTACTACGGCACGGTCAACCGGTTTTTCAGCAACTTTCTTGGAATTTTCAGGCCCATCCCTCCTCTGGCCTGGGTGCCCCTGGTGCTCGCCTGGTTCGGCGTCGCAAGCCTGGCAACCCTGTTGGAAGTCGAGCCGGGCCAATATTACCTGTATCTGAACAACCTGAAATTCTCCATGATTTTCATCATCTTCATCGGCGGCTTCTACCCGGTACTCACCAGCACCATCACCGGGGTGCGGAGCGTGCGCAAGACCCTGATCGATTCTGCCCGCGTGCTCGGCGCGCGCAAACGCGACATCTTTCTCAAGGTGCTCCTGCCGGGCGCCGCGCCGGGCATCGTCATCGGCATGCGTATCGGCCTGGGCGTTTCATGGATGTGCCTGGTGTCGGCGGAAATGCTACCCGGCAGCATGTCCGGCGTCGGGTACCTGATCACCCATGCCTTTACCATCGCCCGCACCGACGTGGTCATCGCCGGCATGATCAGTATCGGTACCGTGGGCGCCCTGCTCGACCTCGGCTTCCGCTGGTTTGAAGACAAAAAATTTACATGGCAGGCACTTGGCCGTTGA
- a CDS encoding corrinoid protein yields MARSREEILKDLAEGVLNMDEDLAVAVAREAIDIGLDAFDAITNGLVVGMNRAGELYDQEEYFVPELLICSDALYAGLEVLKPHIKKDNARSRIGCVIGVVEGDTHDIGKNLVKIMLDVAGFEIYDLGRNVPLADFVRKAQEVGARLICLSTLMTTTMDSMAAIIRMLEQEGIRDQFKVLIGGGPISQAFADRIGADGYADNAASAVRVANQLFADVKAA; encoded by the coding sequence ATGGCTAGATCACGGGAAGAAATTCTCAAGGATTTGGCGGAGGGAGTGCTCAACATGGATGAGGATCTGGCCGTGGCGGTGGCCAGGGAGGCGATTGATATCGGCCTGGACGCGTTTGATGCCATCACCAACGGTCTGGTGGTGGGAATGAACAGGGCCGGCGAACTCTACGATCAGGAGGAATATTTCGTGCCCGAACTGCTGATCTGTTCGGATGCCCTGTATGCCGGTCTGGAGGTCCTCAAACCCCACATCAAAAAGGATAACGCGCGAAGCAGGATCGGCTGCGTGATCGGGGTCGTCGAGGGCGACACCCACGACATCGGCAAAAACCTGGTCAAAATCATGCTCGATGTCGCCGGATTCGAAATTTACGATCTCGGCCGCAATGTTCCCCTGGCCGACTTCGTGCGCAAGGCGCAGGAGGTCGGCGCCCGGCTGATCTGCCTCTCAACCCTGATGACCACGACCATGGACAGCATGGCCGCGATCATCCGCATGCTCGAGCAGGAGGGCATCCGCGACCAGTTCAAGGTGCTGATCGGCGGCGGACCGATCTCGCAGGCCTTTGCCGACCGCATCGGAGCGGACGGCTACGCCGACAACGCCGCCAGCGCGGTGCGGGTCGCCAACCAGCTCTTCGCCGACGTCAAGGCCGCCTGA
- a CDS encoding ABC transporter ATP-binding protein encodes MEQVIRVTKTQKSFITEKGQCVQALKDINFEVGAHEFICLVGPSGCGKSTLLRIIAGLEQASSGSVMYQDTPIRAPHRQIGMVFQEYSLFPWRTVLDNVATGMEFAGYERRNRERRALDYLQLVGLESFTQAFPYELSGGMQQRVAIARALATDPDVLLMDEPFGALDAYTRIVLQKELLRIWQTNRKTILFVTHSVDEAIFLADRIFVMSATPGMIREIIDVPMPRPRDRANPRYGALAVHILARLEQETVHAAQ; translated from the coding sequence ATGGAACAGGTCATCCGGGTCACCAAAACCCAAAAGAGCTTCATCACGGAAAAAGGGCAATGCGTCCAGGCTCTGAAGGATATCAACTTTGAGGTCGGCGCCCATGAATTCATCTGCCTCGTCGGTCCCTCCGGCTGCGGCAAATCGACCCTGCTGCGGATCATCGCCGGTCTTGAGCAGGCCAGCTCGGGCAGCGTCATGTATCAGGATACCCCGATCAGGGCGCCCCATCGTCAGATCGGCATGGTCTTTCAGGAATATTCGCTGTTCCCGTGGCGCACGGTCCTGGACAACGTTGCGACAGGCATGGAATTCGCCGGCTACGAACGAAGGAACAGGGAACGGCGGGCCCTCGACTACCTGCAACTGGTAGGGCTGGAATCATTCACCCAGGCCTTTCCCTACGAGTTGTCCGGCGGCATGCAGCAGCGGGTCGCCATCGCCCGCGCCCTGGCCACCGATCCCGATGTTTTGCTGATGGACGAGCCTTTCGGCGCGCTGGACGCCTATACGCGCATCGTGCTGCAGAAGGAACTGCTGCGCATCTGGCAGACCAACCGCAAAACCATCCTGTTCGTCACTCACAGCGTCGACGAGGCGATCTTTCTCGCCGACCGCATCTTTGTCATGTCCGCCACCCCCGGCATGATCCGGGAAATCATCGATGTCCCCATGCCCCGTCCGCGCGACCGGGCCAACCCGCGCTACGGCGCCCTGGCGGTACACATCCTCGCCCGGCTTGAACAGGAGACGGTCCATGCCGCCCAATGA
- a CDS encoding double-cubane-cluster-containing anaerobic reductase: protein MIKTETFAEISTLRERNPLVLKEARENGLRVVGTYCLYSPVELVVAAGAVAVSLCGTSQTPIPAAEKILPRNLCPLIKSSYGFAVTDTCPYFHFADLILAETTCDGKKKMYELLSAMKPLHVMQLPQTQDDTALTYWTGEMLRLKRRLEEMFGVEITEEKLREAIRLMNDERRSLQALQDVCRHVPAPISGLDMLTVLHNRGFSCDKREVIELVDRLTAELQDMATAGRSPYTPATPRILLSGVPIGIGSDKVVRIIEDCGASVVCFESCTAYKKVDPVASDGDPLAALAERYLRVPCSCMSPNQGRMELVEKLVRDFRADGVVDLTWQACHTYNIESASLKNHVRNTSKVPFLQIETDYSASDTEQLKVRIEAFIEMICRKKIA, encoded by the coding sequence ATGATAAAAACAGAAACCTTTGCCGAAATATCCACATTGCGCGAAAGAAATCCGCTGGTCTTGAAAGAAGCCCGGGAAAATGGACTGCGCGTGGTCGGAACCTACTGTCTCTACTCCCCGGTGGAACTGGTCGTGGCGGCAGGGGCCGTTGCCGTATCCCTCTGCGGCACAAGCCAGACCCCGATCCCGGCAGCGGAAAAGATCCTGCCGCGCAATCTGTGCCCGCTCATCAAATCCAGCTACGGCTTTGCCGTCACCGATACCTGCCCGTACTTCCATTTTGCAGACCTTATACTGGCCGAAACGACCTGTGACGGTAAAAAGAAGATGTATGAACTGCTCAGCGCCATGAAACCGCTGCACGTCATGCAGCTGCCGCAGACGCAGGACGACACGGCGCTGACCTATTGGACCGGCGAAATGCTGCGCCTTAAGCGTCGGCTTGAAGAGATGTTCGGCGTAGAGATAACTGAAGAGAAACTGCGCGAAGCCATCCGCCTGATGAACGACGAACGGCGCTCCCTGCAAGCACTGCAGGATGTCTGCCGGCATGTGCCCGCACCCATCAGCGGGCTGGACATGCTCACCGTACTTCATAACCGCGGGTTTTCCTGCGACAAGCGCGAAGTCATCGAGCTGGTGGACCGGCTCACGGCCGAACTGCAGGACATGGCTACGGCAGGACGGTCGCCCTACACGCCGGCAACTCCGCGCATTCTGCTCAGCGGCGTACCCATCGGCATCGGCTCGGACAAGGTGGTGCGGATCATCGAGGACTGCGGTGCCAGCGTCGTCTGCTTCGAAAGCTGCACTGCCTACAAGAAGGTTGACCCGGTTGCCAGTGACGGCGATCCGCTCGCCGCCCTGGCCGAACGTTACCTGCGCGTACCCTGTTCATGCATGTCACCCAACCAGGGACGCATGGAACTGGTCGAGAAACTTGTCCGCGATTTCCGGGCGGACGGTGTCGTCGATCTCACCTGGCAGGCCTGTCACACCTACAACATCGAGTCTGCCAGTCTGAAAAACCATGTGCGGAACACCTCGAAAGTGCCCTTTCTGCAGATCGAAACCGACTACTCTGCATCGGATACCGAACAGCTCAAGGTGCGCATCGAGGCATTCATCGAAATGATCTGCCGCAAAAAAATCGCCTGA
- a CDS encoding ABC transporter substrate-binding protein has translation MQSTTTRLVNTVFSLLAILGALSLAPTLSGAAGPAVPTIRFGYIYTTHHMPLIAALAKGKAFENTGAYFKEVLPREKYELYADGRKLARIDLVLNKSGSETATMFAMKRLDMAMASVTAIMSGIDRGAQVKILCPTHVDGMALVAPKGSNLSTWDAFIDRAKKSPRPLTIGYHSPTSAPKIILESALAGTDIKVTENPNDATADILLVDIKSTANFIPALTSRQVDGVVAPAPFPEMIELKGVGTIVTDLRDLPPAGAWHNFPCCVMAAREETLATNAEAVEKLVKLMAASASWSNSHKQEVAAIAEKWMGTPTAAVEKSTIIYTVQPSQNWMRGAATYLDMLNRLHKLSGPLAGKNLEEAKGRLFEFDYLP, from the coding sequence ATGCAATCAACAACCACCCGTCTCGTAAACACCGTTTTTTCCCTTCTGGCCATCCTCGGCGCGCTGAGCTTGGCGCCGACTCTTTCCGGCGCGGCCGGTCCGGCCGTTCCGACTATCCGTTTCGGCTACATTTATACCACCCATCACATGCCGCTGATCGCCGCCCTGGCCAAAGGCAAGGCTTTTGAAAATACCGGCGCCTATTTCAAGGAAGTGCTGCCCAGGGAAAAATACGAACTGTATGCCGACGGCAGAAAACTGGCCCGGATCGACCTTGTTCTGAACAAGAGCGGATCGGAGACCGCCACCATGTTCGCCATGAAGCGTCTGGACATGGCCATGGCTTCCGTGACCGCCATCATGTCAGGCATCGACCGGGGGGCGCAGGTCAAAATCCTCTGTCCCACCCATGTGGACGGCATGGCCCTGGTCGCTCCGAAGGGCAGCAACCTCTCTACATGGGACGCTTTCATCGACCGGGCTAAAAAATCGCCGCGCCCTCTGACTATTGGCTATCACTCGCCGACCAGCGCGCCGAAAATCATCCTTGAAAGCGCCCTGGCAGGCACCGATATCAAGGTTACGGAAAACCCCAACGATGCCACGGCGGATATTCTGCTGGTCGACATCAAATCCACCGCGAACTTCATTCCCGCCCTCACCAGCCGCCAGGTGGACGGCGTCGTGGCGCCCGCCCCCTTCCCCGAGATGATCGAACTTAAAGGGGTAGGCACAATTGTCACCGACCTGCGCGACCTGCCGCCCGCAGGCGCATGGCACAACTTCCCCTGTTGCGTCATGGCAGCCAGGGAGGAGACGCTGGCCACCAACGCCGAAGCGGTGGAGAAGCTGGTGAAGCTCATGGCCGCCAGTGCCTCGTGGAGCAACAGTCACAAACAGGAGGTCGCCGCCATCGCGGAAAAATGGATGGGCACCCCGACCGCGGCGGTCGAGAAATCGACCATCATCTACACCGTGCAGCCCTCGCAAAACTGGATGCGCGGCGCCGCCACCTATCTGGACATGCTGAACCGGCTCCACAAGCTCTCCGGTCCCCTGGCCGGCAAAAACCTCGAGGAGGCCAAGGGTCGTCTGTTCGAATTTGACTACCTGCCCTGA
- a CDS encoding acyl-CoA dehydratase activase: MPPNDQGPISVGIDIGSTATKAVVLTDRVLGQAVTPTGWDPKKAGLQVLDEALEAAGVAQDRVGAIIGTGYGRISLPIFTRRVTEITCHALGAHFLHPATRTVIDIGGQDCKVIALDEQGAVSDFIMNDKCAAGTGRFLQVMAASLDVSLDELGALAATAEPVPLSSMCTVFAESEVIGLLARGVEKAGIAAGIIDTIARRLHCLAGKVPLRDSVIFTGGIAQNCDICEKIAASLSTELHVPACPQFVGALGAALIGHEITTSFSPE, from the coding sequence ATGCCGCCCAATGACCAAGGCCCCATAAGCGTCGGCATCGACATCGGCTCCACCGCCACCAAGGCGGTGGTGCTGACCGACAGGGTTCTCGGCCAGGCCGTCACACCCACCGGCTGGGACCCTAAAAAAGCCGGCCTGCAGGTGCTGGACGAAGCCCTGGAGGCCGCCGGCGTGGCACAGGACCGGGTGGGCGCCATCATCGGCACCGGTTACGGACGCATCTCCCTGCCCATCTTCACCCGCCGGGTCACGGAGATCACCTGTCACGCCCTGGGCGCCCATTTTCTCCACCCCGCGACCCGCACGGTGATCGACATCGGCGGGCAGGACTGCAAGGTCATCGCCCTCGACGAGCAGGGTGCGGTGTCCGACTTCATTATGAACGACAAGTGCGCCGCCGGTACGGGCCGTTTTCTTCAGGTCATGGCGGCGAGCCTGGATGTCAGCCTGGACGAACTCGGCGCCCTGGCGGCTACGGCCGAACCGGTGCCCCTCTCCAGCATGTGCACGGTCTTCGCGGAGTCGGAGGTCATCGGCCTGCTGGCGCGCGGCGTCGAAAAAGCAGGCATCGCCGCCGGCATCATCGACACCATTGCCCGGCGGCTCCACTGTCTCGCCGGCAAAGTGCCCCTGCGGGATTCCGTCATTTTTACCGGTGGCATCGCCCAGAACTGCGATATCTGTGAAAAAATCGCCGCAAGCCTCAGTACAGAACTGCACGTTCCTGCCTGCCCCCAGTTTGTCGGGGCCCTGGGCGCAGCGTTGATCGGCCATGAAATCACGACCTCCTTTTCACCCGAATGA